AATAATTACTGTAATGGAGCCCCAAGAGGTGTTTTTTTAAGGCTCTGGTCCTTTTGGGCAGAGCCAGTggaatttgttttattttttgctttttttttcagggaaagatGAGGCACTGAGGGTTTTGCTGCTTTGATGGGCACTGATTTAGGGCTCTGTTGTTAACCCTGTCAGCCTTCTGATATGGAAGGGGCTTCAGTTTGGAAAGTGACTTTAGGGAAGCTCTGTTTGCTCTCTGTTTCAGGCTGAGCTGCCTTTTAAAGGACTTTTGGGGAGCTTGGCAGGTCCTTCCCATAACCTATCCTGTTTCTTCACATCCTGTGTTTCTGCATTACCAGGTGTATCTCCCTTGGGTGTTTTCCTTACCACAGGAAAACTCTGATTTGTTATGGAGTGGCAGGATTATttatctgtgattctgtgattctggatTAACTGTTCCcagggcagaagcagcagatgagGGAACTGTGGTGGGGGTTATGATACTGGCAGCCACCTCATAGCTGAGACCTGCTTGAGAGATCTGCTTTGGGTTTGGTGTCTCCCCAGGgctaggtttttttcccctttgttggGCAGTGCTGTAGgatccctctctcctccccttccctgtgCCCTGGAGCTGTGTACGTGGCTCCTTTCCCTGTGTGAGGTGCTCtgttcagtgctgctggagcatgAAGCTGAGTCCTGAAGCTGAACCTGAGCTCCCAGTTGCTTGGGGTCAGATCCTGGCCCTGGCTCCacacctccctgccccagcctggctcccaAGGTGGcactggaaggaagggaaagaaccCTGCAGCTGAACAGAGTGCtgaggctgctcctgccccaagGTGATGGTGGAAAGGAAGACAAGTCCTGTGGGTACCTCAGGGTCTTGCTGTTTCCCATAAAAATTTGAGAGATTGTGAAGTGAaggctgcagcttctctgcaggAGAGAATTCTCTCTTCTGTCCCACCCTGTCTGTTCTCCTGTGCATTTCTGCAGAGGACAGGAAATCCCTGTGTGTGCATTGCTGGTGGCAGTGTGGGCTCCAGGCACACCATGGGGTCTGTGCCCCCCAGGCCTGCACATCCCTCACAACCTGAGCCTGTTACAGCCTGGGcacctctcctctccagacCATGCTCAGGAACCCACTCCTgtgcctctcctcctccctctgcaaacatctggagcaggcagcactCACCCATTCAGACAAAATACCTgctgcccaagtgctgcctgTGTACAAGGGTGAAGTTATTTAAAGAATTCACTACAATACAGACTTGTGGATGTGgaattttttcttccaggtaTGAGgtcagactttttaaaaacagcaccCTTCTTCTCATGAGCCACACAGCCCCCTGCCTGTCCTCTTGTCTCTGGGGAGTCTGTGTGAGCAAACCACAGCTGTGCAGCTTGAAATGGTGCATACACAGCCAGtaacctgctgctgctgcttccctttcttaTGTAGGGACCTCCTTAGTTGTACCTCAGAGACTGATTGGACTGGGGGGTTCCACTGGAAGGGATTTACTTGTAAACAGAAATTTATCCCCTTGCTGGTAACCTCTGGTCCCACAAAAGGCAGCTGAAGTGGCTCAGTCCTGGTGATTTCCTCTTGTGCCACTTCCCATCCCACTCTTTTCAGGATCTCATCCACTGTCTTTTTTGTTGGATAAGTTCAGTAAGGATTGGATTTGGTGTTGGAGCATTGATATAGCaggtgggaaggagctgcacagGTGAGCATCAGACTCTTCCAGACTTGTACCAAACCCCTGCCCATCCACGTGCAGTCACTTGTGAAAACCTGACCTTGTTTTTTGTGAATACTCTGTAAATATCTAGAGAAtgcctcctccccaggctgtgctggggtgcagATGCCACATCCCCATCTCACTGTGAGGGGtacttttgatttttaatgCAGGGTGTCCAGACATACCTGATTTGCAGTAACCAGATTAGGGGTTTGGACTGGCAGCCTCTGGAGTGTTCCTCTCACTGTGTGTAATGTGATTAGAGGGGCAGCTGTGACAGTGGAAAGCTCATGGAAACAAACTGGGATGGCCTGTGGCTGTCTCAGACCTTTGCCTGGTAATAGGGCCTGTACCACCTAATGTAATTGCTTTGTTAAACATGTTCCCAATAAAATGGATAACTgtcaattaaaagaaatattgtaATCTGATCCTTTATTACCAGCAATTTAAAATGGGGCTTGAGATGCTTTTGCCTCTTAAATGACTGCAATTAAGAAGatacttgggttttttccttttacagatAAGAAATGTTCCTTTATGCCCAGCACTCCTCCCCTTGTGCTACCTCAATCTGATGAGGCTGCTTTTCTGGCAAGAATGATTTGGATGGGGCAGCAATAGGATGCTGTAGGGCTTGGAGGGACACACCTCCTACAACCTGTCCTGTTCCCTTGGCTGTGTGACTGTAGTCAGAGTGCAGGACCACAAGGATGCTCCAGAAGTGTATCCAGAGGCAGGAGTGCTCAGGGGCTTCTCTCTAAACCACCTTCTGTGTAGAAAATTGCTTCTaactatttttgtttgtttgtttgtttttcagggtCCCActtttctctgtgccttttgGAGTATCTCTGCAGTGAAGATGTCTCACAATCACATGAACAGCTCCACTCTGCTGCCCACCCACCCTCCTGAGCATCAGCACACaacagcagccccaggacaTGACCATGGATCTGACATGATGATGATGGTAAGTGGAAAAGTCATCACTAACCAGGGAGCTTTTCCTCACCTGTGATTTAGAGGAACTTGCCATCCTGTGCTCTTCAAAAtcagaaatgaagctgggctttAGAAGGCACAAATCATCCCAGTGAAAATGCAGACCCCATTGTGGCTCTTCTGAGGTGAAGGAGTGGTGTGAGGTGATCCACAACCCAAAATACACCTCACAGCTGGAGATCCTGTGGCAAAATGGTCGTGTCTTGTAAAAACCTTTCTGTCAGCCAGCCCAGTGTCTGTGAGCACTGTGAGCCATCACGTACACACTTGGTGTGGGGAGCCAAGGGCCACCAGGGCTCGTTGCCACCTTGGCATTAGGTGGTCCTGtgccctgctgctccagctgactttgatttaaacaagttcagACTTGTCAGTGCTGGCATCACTGAGGTTTGCAGAGATCCTGGCCAGAGTTTCCATGGAGATGACCCCGGGGTCTGTGTCATTGTGTTTAGCCAATTCTAGGGGCTTTTTTagctttttccccattttctaAATACTTTTGAGTCTGTGGATTACTGAAACATGAATTAATCTTCATGGTTAAACTttgaagggagggaagagagtTGGGCACTTCCTTTCAAATGAGAATATTCTCAGGAGTATATTTTGAAAGCCTTCAGTTAAAATTTGCCTGCCAACCATGTGCCCCAATGAAGGAACCAAGAATCATTGCAAACTTAAATTACTTAAATTGCAAACAGTATCACAGATAAGACTTAGAGCAGCCTTCCCCCTCCTGAACATGGCCCAGTGCAAAGCTCAGTAGTGCTGGTGGAACGTGCAGTCCAGTTTTGTCACCAGTCTCCTGGTGAAGCTCTTCATCAAACAGCTAAATGTTGGCATTCTCTTTCCATTACTTTCCATATAAATGTCATTTCCTTACCAATGTAAGGATGAGCTCTCCAGAGACATCCCCAgtcctcagctgcttctgatgCTGAGGAGAAAGGGAGCTCCAGAAGCAAGGAGAAGGCCCAGTGCCTTCTGCCCAGGGACACTGCCTTGGGGAGCTGCTCACTGGGTTTGGAACCTGGAGCATTTTTAGCTCGTGTGCTACACCAGAGTTACTGAGGAGTTTCTTCAGGTCTGTCTGGTGACAAACTGAAATGATCCAAGTTTTGTCACAGTACAAAAGCCTTTGCTGAATCATGTGGGGAGCTCCATCTCAGGATGAGCTCTTTAGGCTCATCTGGATGTTCTTTATGTTTTGGGCAGGCAATGACTTTCCACTTCAGCTATCAGAATGTGCCATTGCTGTTTTCTGGACTTACAATCAATACTCCCGGAGGTCAGTAAAAATGTCTGGTCCAGtccaaagaaaaaagtttgtaACTGATTAATGTTTCAGgaattattgctattttttaCCAAGAATGTGCAGGCACACTGCCTTGAGCCTGTTTTAAATGGCATGgggtgagaaaagaaaaagagaggtgCTTGCATAGCTAATTTCACCAATCTTGCTAGCAGAAGTGATTGCTGCTCTCACTTTGGGGGTGAAATTGCAATTAATGTGGGGATTAAATTCCCATTTATCCATGTGTGCACACAGTGCTCAGCCAGAGCCTGAGCAGTTGTCGGATCACTCAGCTCCTGACAAGTTTTGAAGCAAACaccttttgctgctgcagagatccAATAATGTTTCCTCTTTTGCCAGAAATGGCTGGTGCTTTTGTGGCTGTCTTCTTCCTGGCCATGTTTTATGAAGGCCTTAAGATTGCCCGGGAGTGTCTGCTCAGGAAATCCCAGGTCAGCATCCGCTACAACTCCATGCCAGTGCCAGGCCCCAATGGCACAATCCTGATGGAAACACACAAAACTGTTGGGTAAGAACTGCACTTCATTCTCAGATGAAtttccccagcagctggcagatgtGAAAGATGGGACAGAAACTTGCTGCAGCCAGTGCTACTCTCTGCAAAGCACAGAGTCCAGATTGGGGTGCTGCTTGACACCTGTGCTTGAAGCCACCCTTTAGTTTGGGGGACAGAAGTAGGAAAGCAGCAAGGAGGCAGATAagccatgttttttttcccagagcatCAATGAACACATTTGATGTGTTTCCTTGAACAGAATTTAGGTGTCATAGCCAGTGACTCTTGACAGTAAATACTGAAAATCCTTCTGCTGACAGGTAATCAAAGCCTCTACTCAGAAAAGAAGCCATTCTGCTTATTGAATGTGCAGTAAAACAAGGTTGTAGAGGTCTGTTTCTCAGTTAAAAGTGTTGTACTCCCAGCAGGTATTGTGCTTCTTTTGTTATCAGTCACTTCTGGGGGGAAAAACACAGCTACAAGTGACAGGTGCATGCAGAAGTCCCTGTCCAGCCTGCTTTGTCACCCTCTCTGCCATTTCATGCCCATCCTGTCAGCCTCAGAGCTGAGTTTCCTCTTTGGGGATGTGTCTTGTCTCTGTTTTCTCATCCATCCTGATGGGTGCTGACTGCTCTTTGGCTTTTGTGTTCTCAGACAGCAGATGCTGAGCTTCCCTCACCTCCTGCAGACAGTTCTGCACATCATTCAAGTCGTGGTCAGTTATTTCCTCATGCTGATCTTCATGACCTACAACGGGTACCTCTGCATAGCTGTGgcagcaggggcagggacaggctATTTCTTCTTCAGCTGGAAGAAGGCAGTTGTTGTGGATATCACTGAGCACTGCCACTAACACTGCCTGCCACCCAGGAGCCACCCCACTGCTCTCTTGAAGTGCAGCCATCACGAGGACTGGATCATTCCtaagctgaaagagaaacaataccaaggaaaaaaaaaaaaaaaaaattaatcaactGGAGTTCACCACAAGTTCCTAGCTGGGGTGCAGGGATGTGAGGAGCTGGGGAATGCTGCTCCCCCTtgctgcaggctggcagcagggctgactCTGGAGGGTCCCGTGGTAGCCATTCTTGGCTAggatttgctttatttttagattatGCCATGATTGAAATTAGTTGGCTGACAGAAATgtagaaattattcttttaaaaaagataaatttatttttaaattgtacgTGCTCATCTCTGAGGGTTTTATGAACAGTAGCTAAAGATCAGAGTTGCCAATGGAGCCTATGTGTGCAAAtggctattttaattttaattttttttttttttttcaatatgtaCATAGTGCCAGGGGAGGAGATCTCCCTGGCATTGTGGCTTCTGGGGCCAATGATGCCTTCTGTTGCAGAAGGACTCAGCCTCTGAGGAAGACTTGGTGCTGCACATCAGACACACTCAGATGTCCTGGCAAGGGAGTACCTGAACATAAATATGTGACCCGTGTGCTTCAAGGGGTCTGAATCAGTCTGTCCTCCAAGCCCTCCAAGCATGATGAGTGTTGTTAACCTTCTGATGTACCCAGCAGCTTTACTCAGCTTCAAGTGACAACATTTGGGTCTGGCTGCTTTCACATCCCAATCATGGCAATACACAGAGTGGATGCAGGGCAGTTGTGTATTTAGGGGGAAAAGATTTTACATAAAGCATTGAACCCAGAGTTCCTTCCTGTTGAGTTGCACCTGGATGGATCTGGAGCTAAACCTTGGGTTTACTAAAATTAGTTCTATAAATGAGGTGAGAGCTAAATAAGGAGTTCATGACACTAAGGGTTAAAATATCTCTAGAGGGCATTCCTTGGTTGAGATTTAGAAACTAAACCAACCATGTGCCTGGAAAGGAGAGGTCTGGGGAAGAGAACAAAGCAAAGACAGGACTACAGCAGCCTGCAGTCACTTTCCAAGAGAAATGTGAGGGCTGATGAAATTGATTTGTAACTTGAATGACTCCTCTTTGACTGAATAATGATGCTGTGACCTTGCCAGTGTGGAGATGCAGAACAGGCACAGAGCTCTCTCCAGGGTGCAGAGGGGATCAGTggtgctgcctgggagcagaaaCCTGGGCAGAAGTCTCCCAGGGTTCTAACAAGTGCCTTCCAGCAGCCTGAGAGAGCCCTGGGCAGCACTCAGTTAGAGACAGGAGCCCAGGCTGGGCTTTGGGGTGTGCAAGGGAAGGTCTGAAGGGCAGGTGGTTAAGGAGAGAAGATGGAGAACTGTGTCCTCTCTGCTTCCAAACTCCCCAACACAGGGACATGCAGCTGAGAAAGAGACCTTCCCACTCTGTGtttccctgccagctctggcCAAGCTTTTGGTTAAAAATGACAATCCTGAGATGTCACCTACCTCCCCGTGTCCCAGCCTCTCCCAGCTTCACCAGATGCCACCAGGTGCTGTGTTGCTGGCCCAGGGTGCTGTTTGCTGTACCCAGCTCATGGCTTCTGCTGACTGCTGTGGGTGCAGCCCCAGCCTTTCTGCTGGCTCTGTGTGAAGTTCTCCTGATAATACTAAATCTGCATGAAGCAGTGCTTGGAGGGAGGACTCTTTAATGATGAGCTGAGTAAATGGAATTTATCTGTCAGCACACCTGTAGCACTCTGAGAATGTGATGTCCTGCATCTCTCTCTGTGCCCTGATACTTGGTTTCCACACCCTGTGCCTCTGGATTACCATCTTGGAAGAAGTGCACAAAATATCAGGCTGTGTTCATCAGCTGGCTTCTTGGTTTGCTCTGAGTGCCTTTTCAGTTTGTCTGGAGCCAGTCCCACCAAATCCAGCAGGATTTCTAGTTTTGTTTACAGTGGACtgtaattttttggttttactctTGCTCTTTGTGGAGGTAGCTTGTCTGATGTTACTGTGAATATCATCTATCTCCTGTATATAATTAACCAATAAAAATAGATGGCATTTTACTGTGGTGGATGGAAGGTTTGGGAATAATCTTTGATGCAGCTGCAGTCAGGGCTGGTGGTGTTATTGCAGCCTTCAGGAAGTGATGCCAAGGGTAAGTAACCAGTGTTACAAGCAGGagccctgcaggcagggaaCAGCCTggccttccccagccctgcacgactcttccctgcctgctgtggtGAGTTTTACTTGCAGTTGTGTTCATCTGTACCAGAGGAAAGAGGGGATGGGCTGGGTTTTTATCCCAGGTAACTGAAGTATGACTGGAACCTCCTGAGATGTTTCCCTGCTGGACCTGGGGTGTTCTGGAACTGTCTCAGCAGCAGAGTGATCCCCAGGAATGTTCTGTGGGGTCAGACTggaacagcagctcagctcGAGGCCAGACTGTGCCTCCTAACAGTCTGTCAAGTTGTAAGTTCTGTACATTTTTCCTGACCTGAAATTTTTGATGCACCTAAACCACTTAGAGAATGAATTTAACAAGTCTGCTTTTGGAGCATTGCCTGAGAcactaaaaaatacaa
The nucleotide sequence above comes from Heliangelus exortis chromosome 22, bHelExo1.hap1, whole genome shotgun sequence. Encoded proteins:
- the SLC31A1 gene encoding high affinity copper uptake protein 1; its protein translation is MSHNHMNSSTLLPTHPPEHQHTTAAPGHDHGSDMMMMAMTFHFSYQNVPLLFSGLTINTPGEMAGAFVAVFFLAMFYEGLKIARECLLRKSQVSIRYNSMPVPGPNGTILMETHKTVGQQMLSFPHLLQTVLHIIQVVVSYFLMLIFMTYNGYLCIAVAAGAGTGYFFFSWKKAVVVDITEHCH